One Gemmatimonadales bacterium DNA segment encodes these proteins:
- a CDS encoding Mrp/NBP35 family ATP-binding protein — protein sequence MSRSRDEEIRAALDSVVNPRTGTGLIASGMIDGLTVDESTGDASFTFLLRRDDPATLVRQARQAVVTAGLPQPRIDVKDPAGPQKVTHGAPQSAQAGVPAPTPMQVPGVHKVIAVSSGKGGVGKSTVTVNVAVALAEAGFRVGIVDLDFYGPDIPRMMGVYEKPAVRDGRIIPLDAHGVRLMSIGFLIDRDAAAIWRGPIITKILHQFLHDVEWGELDFLLADMPPGTGDAQLSLVQQVMVSGAVIVTTPQEVAVGDALRGSRMFERVNVPVLGVIENMSGFIDPVTGARHDLFGSGGGARLADELGVPLLGQIPLQPGLTDAADRGEPVVLAAPTSAAGVMLREVSTRIRSGVERTGVSLPILE from the coding sequence GTGAGCAGATCCCGCGACGAGGAGATTCGTGCGGCACTCGACAGCGTGGTCAACCCGCGCACCGGCACGGGGCTGATCGCATCCGGGATGATCGACGGTCTCACGGTTGATGAAAGCACTGGCGACGCATCGTTCACCTTCCTGCTGCGCCGGGATGATCCTGCGACGCTGGTCCGCCAGGCTCGCCAGGCGGTCGTGACCGCGGGGCTGCCGCAGCCGCGGATCGACGTGAAGGATCCCGCCGGACCACAGAAAGTCACGCACGGTGCGCCGCAGAGCGCGCAGGCCGGCGTTCCCGCTCCCACGCCGATGCAGGTGCCCGGCGTGCACAAGGTGATCGCCGTGTCGTCGGGAAAGGGCGGAGTCGGCAAGTCGACGGTGACAGTGAATGTCGCGGTCGCGCTGGCCGAAGCGGGGTTCCGCGTCGGGATCGTCGATCTCGATTTCTACGGCCCGGACATCCCGCGCATGATGGGCGTGTACGAGAAGCCGGCGGTTCGCGACGGCCGGATCATTCCGCTCGACGCGCACGGCGTCCGGCTGATGTCGATCGGATTCCTCATCGACCGCGATGCCGCGGCGATCTGGCGCGGTCCGATCATCACCAAGATCCTCCATCAATTCCTGCACGACGTCGAATGGGGCGAGCTCGACTTCCTCCTCGCCGACATGCCTCCGGGTACCGGCGACGCACAGCTCTCACTGGTGCAACAGGTGATGGTGTCGGGTGCGGTGATCGTGACGACGCCGCAGGAAGTCGCCGTGGGCGACGCGCTGCGTGGTTCGCGCATGTTCGAGCGGGTCAACGTCCCGGTCCTCGGTGTGATCGAAAACATGAGCGGATTCATCGATCCGGTAACCGGTGCGCGTCACGATCTCTTTGGCTCGGGTGGCGGCGCAAGACTCGCCGATGAGCTCGGCGTGCCGCTCCTCGGTCAGATTCCGTTGCAGCCGGGGCTGACCGATGCAGCCGATCGCGGCGAACCGGTCGTGCTCGCGGCACCGACCTCCGCCGCCGGCGTGATGCTGCGCGAAGTCAGTACCCGGATCCGGAGCGGAGTGGAGCGCACTGGGGTCTCATTGCCGATTCTCGAATGA